A window from Variovorax sp. PBL-E5 encodes these proteins:
- a CDS encoding response regulator, which produces MPLITFVAEDSEIVLDALIQALERLVQARVIGTATTAADSIAWLVANAEEWDLAVIDLYLNQGTGLEILTAVAERLPWQRVAILAIDPADPVRETCLSLGANAVFDKSTQLESFIEFCGRAGKSASTL; this is translated from the coding sequence ATGCCGCTGATTACCTTTGTTGCCGAAGACAGCGAGATCGTTCTCGACGCGTTGATCCAGGCGCTCGAGCGCCTGGTGCAGGCGCGAGTGATCGGCACTGCCACTACTGCGGCCGATTCGATTGCCTGGCTTGTCGCAAATGCCGAGGAGTGGGATCTCGCCGTCATTGATCTCTATCTCAACCAGGGGACAGGTCTCGAAATACTGACAGCGGTGGCGGAGCGCCTTCCGTGGCAGCGCGTTGCGATCCTGGCAATTGACCCTGCGGATCCGGTGCGTGAGACATGTTTGTCATTGGGTGCGAACGCAGTGTTCGACAAGTCGACTCAACTGGAGTCGTTCATTGAGTTTTGCGGCAGGGCAGGGAAGTCGGCGAGCACGCTGTAG
- a CDS encoding protein-tyrosine phosphatase family protein → MSWITEQLAVGGSFPFERAGHLVCKLRIEAAIDLRGEEVPDCESLAQQGIDLLHLPTEDLGPIADGDIEHGIRFATEHLDRGKRLLVHCAYGIGRSATLALCLLVHKGFAPLDALALMKARRAMIAPSPSQFRCWEAWLDSFRFSNDVDWPLPTYTQFKLIAYQRSSDQSSVLARRNASGSAK, encoded by the coding sequence TTGAGTTGGATCACTGAGCAACTCGCCGTGGGCGGCAGCTTCCCGTTCGAGCGAGCAGGTCACCTCGTGTGCAAACTTCGCATCGAAGCAGCCATCGATCTGCGAGGCGAAGAGGTGCCAGACTGCGAGAGCCTCGCACAACAGGGAATTGATCTATTGCACTTGCCCACTGAGGATCTTGGCCCGATCGCAGACGGCGATATCGAACACGGCATACGCTTTGCAACGGAGCATCTCGATAGAGGTAAACGCCTACTTGTCCATTGTGCCTATGGTATTGGCAGATCAGCAACGCTTGCGCTTTGTTTACTGGTGCACAAAGGTTTCGCGCCGCTTGATGCGCTGGCATTGATGAAGGCGCGGCGCGCGATGATTGCGCCATCACCCTCTCAATTCAGATGCTGGGAAGCTTGGCTCGATAGTTTCCGTTTTTCGAATGATGTTGATTGGCCTTTGCCGACATATACTCAATTCAAGTTGATTGCATACCAGCGGTCAAGCGACCAAAGTTCTGTTCTCGCACGAAGGAATGCAAGTGGAAGCGCGAAATAG
- a CDS encoding alcohol dehydrogenase catalytic domain-containing protein: MQDDDILLRVTATAICGSDLHIYRGKIPDMKRGETLGPEFMGAGRGVTQRRKGDRVAVPVTICCGQCYFCSKSMFAACETTDPERGVILDKKNVRADAGLFSYSHRYGGYAGGRAEFLRVPQADIGPMVIPVRLADEQVLFLSRTLPAGYQAAVNAEVGARSTVEILGAELVGLMAASCRLLSAERILMVRSSLQASLGMRVRW, from the coding sequence ATGCAGGACGACGACATCCTGCTTCGAGTCACGGCGACGGCCATTTGCGGCTCGGACCTGCACATCTACCGCGGCAAGATCCCGGACATGAAGAGGGGCGAGACCCTCGGCCCCGAATTCATGGGCGCTGGCCGCGGCGTCACGCAGCGCAGGAAGGGCGACCGCGTGGCCGTGCCCGTCACCATCTGCTGCGGCCAGTGCTACTTCTGCAGCAAGTCGATGTTCGCCGCCTGCGAGACCACCGATCCTGAACGCGGCGTCATCCTCGACAAGAAGAACGTGCGCGCCGACGCCGGCTTGTTCAGCTATTCGCATCGGTACGGCGGATATGCGGGAGGCCGAGCCGAATTCTTGCGCGTCCCGCAGGCCGACATCGGGCCGATGGTCATCCCCGTGCGGCTTGCCGACGAACAGGTGCTCTTCCTCTCCCGCACCCTGCCCGCCGGCTACCAGGCCGCGGTCAACGCCGAGGTCGGCGCGAGGTCGACCGTCGAGATCCTCGGCGCTGAACTGGTCGGTTTGATGGCCGCTTCATGCCGGTTGCTGAGCGCTGAGCGGATCTTGATGGTGCGCAGTTCGCTGCAGGCATCGCTTGGGATGCGAGTACGCTGGTAA
- a CDS encoding glycosyltransferase: protein MEILLIAGTLSGLGGIETCIRALAQEAEDRGDHVRILALCASTHDPTWQQGLDYAEVAHGSTSLRKQLLRGLPAMVKACRSRPADAVIAIYSSTIPGIRLALWLAGRRRPVVSWLHFSTVHRQRTGLLRYADAHLCISSEIANELITNPRIAARDVHLVFNGTRFDGAPLIPRSNGAPVRFLHVGRLMMGRQKRSDDLLRALTQVEGEWRLDLVGAGDRVEDLPALRALAAELGIEHRLTWHGRQRDPWTAAVTADLLVLTSAFEGFPMVLIEAMVRGVPCLSTDCSSGPADVIREGLNGWLFAVGDCSALAERLQSIVHNPSLLPLASGVRASAESFSSTKVYQRIRAAMQQAIAKVRGASFASQWE, encoded by the coding sequence GTGGAAATCCTGCTCATCGCTGGCACCCTCTCCGGCCTCGGCGGCATCGAGACCTGTATTCGCGCGCTGGCCCAGGAGGCCGAGGACCGCGGCGATCACGTCCGGATCCTGGCGCTTTGCGCCAGCACGCACGACCCGACCTGGCAGCAAGGCCTGGACTATGCCGAGGTGGCCCATGGATCCACCTCGTTGCGCAAACAACTCTTGCGGGGCCTGCCGGCCATGGTCAAAGCGTGCCGCTCGCGACCAGCCGATGCCGTCATCGCCATCTACAGCTCGACCATTCCCGGCATCCGCCTGGCGTTGTGGCTGGCCGGCAGGCGACGGCCGGTCGTGTCGTGGCTGCACTTCTCGACCGTGCATCGCCAGCGCACGGGCCTGCTTCGCTATGCCGATGCGCACCTGTGCATCAGCAGCGAGATCGCGAACGAATTGATAACCAACCCAAGGATCGCGGCCAGGGACGTGCATCTGGTATTCAATGGGACGCGTTTCGATGGCGCGCCTCTCATTCCACGCTCGAACGGCGCGCCTGTGCGTTTTCTGCATGTCGGCCGCCTGATGATGGGGCGGCAGAAGAGGTCCGACGACCTTCTGCGCGCACTCACGCAGGTCGAAGGAGAGTGGCGCCTCGACCTCGTCGGCGCAGGTGATCGCGTGGAGGATCTCCCTGCGTTGAGGGCGCTGGCGGCAGAGCTTGGAATCGAACACAGGCTCACCTGGCACGGACGGCAGCGCGACCCCTGGACTGCAGCAGTAACGGCCGACTTGCTGGTGCTGACCTCCGCCTTCGAGGGATTTCCGATGGTGCTGATCGAAGCAATGGTCCGGGGCGTGCCATGTCTCAGCACCGATTGCTCCTCCGGCCCCGCGGACGTCATCAGGGAAGGGCTGAACGGTTGGCTCTTTGCCGTTGGCGACTGCTCGGCCTTGGCCGAGCGGCTTCAAAGCATCGTCCACAACCCCTCGCTGCTACCGCTTGCCAGCGGTGTACGCGCGTCAGCTGAATCTTTTAGCAGCACGAAGGTCTATCAGCGCATCCGTGCAGCGATGCAACAGGCGATCGCAAAGGTCCGGGGCGCCTCGTTCGCCAGCCAGTGGGAATGA
- a CDS encoding S53 family peptidase yields MRNASKRNVVVGSEREPVPGAKPMAAIRADERFEVTVRVRPKAPPDVSKAGGCLGDLAPARRKYLSRDELAADHGADVQDLSKVAAFAKAHDLSVVESSVARRSVVLSGDARSMCAAFGVALHQFAHGGGTYRGRTGPISVPADLAPIVEGVFGLDNRPQAEPHFLRHEPLRGMSAKAASSFSPPDLARLYDFPSNLDGSGQCIGIVELGGGYRPADLDAYFGGLGIAAPTVKAVSVDHAPNHPTNANSADGEVMLDIEVAAAIAPKAVIAVYFAPNTSRGFLDALTTAVHDDANKPSVISISWGSAEPNWTAQAMTQFDQVLQAAASMGVTVCVAAGDSGSADGVPDGKPHVDFPASSPHALACGGTKLVASGHTIRSEVVWNEGAGGATGGGVSGFFALPGYQSGAHIPAIAGTRKTGRGLPDVAGDADPATGYEVAVDGQALVIGGTSAVAPLWAGLIALMNQQLLQPVGFLNPLLYGSLAGKGLLRDITSGSNGAYAAGPGWDACTGWGSVKGSALLAALAA; encoded by the coding sequence ATGCGCAACGCATCCAAGCGAAACGTCGTCGTGGGAAGCGAACGCGAGCCTGTGCCGGGCGCGAAGCCGATGGCCGCCATCCGGGCGGACGAGCGCTTCGAAGTGACCGTGCGAGTCCGGCCGAAGGCACCGCCGGATGTATCGAAGGCCGGCGGGTGCCTCGGTGACCTGGCGCCCGCGCGTCGCAAATACCTGAGCCGCGACGAACTTGCCGCCGACCATGGCGCCGACGTGCAGGATCTTTCCAAGGTGGCTGCCTTCGCCAAGGCGCATGACCTGTCGGTGGTCGAGTCGAGCGTTGCACGCCGCAGCGTCGTCTTGTCCGGGGATGCCAGGTCGATGTGCGCAGCCTTTGGCGTCGCGCTGCATCAATTCGCGCACGGCGGTGGAACCTACCGCGGCCGCACCGGCCCGATCAGCGTGCCGGCAGACTTGGCCCCGATCGTGGAGGGCGTGTTTGGCTTGGACAACCGTCCACAGGCCGAGCCTCACTTCCTGCGCCACGAGCCCCTGCGAGGCATGAGCGCAAAGGCTGCATCGTCGTTCAGTCCTCCGGATCTGGCCAGGCTCTACGATTTTCCATCGAACCTGGATGGAAGCGGCCAATGCATCGGCATCGTCGAGCTCGGAGGCGGTTATCGCCCTGCCGACCTGGATGCCTATTTCGGCGGCCTGGGAATCGCCGCACCCACGGTCAAGGCGGTGTCGGTCGACCATGCGCCCAATCACCCCACCAACGCCAACAGCGCCGACGGCGAGGTCATGCTCGACATCGAAGTGGCAGCCGCCATCGCGCCCAAGGCGGTGATTGCCGTCTACTTCGCGCCCAACACCAGCCGTGGCTTCCTGGACGCGCTCACGACCGCCGTCCATGACGACGCCAACAAGCCATCGGTGATCTCGATCAGCTGGGGCTCGGCCGAGCCGAACTGGACGGCCCAGGCGATGACGCAGTTCGATCAGGTCCTTCAGGCTGCCGCCTCGATGGGGGTCACGGTCTGCGTCGCCGCCGGTGACAGCGGCTCTGCGGACGGCGTCCCGGATGGAAAGCCGCATGTCGACTTTCCCGCTTCCAGTCCCCATGCGCTCGCTTGCGGGGGAACGAAGCTGGTGGCCTCCGGCCACACCATCCGTTCCGAGGTGGTCTGGAACGAGGGCGCAGGCGGCGCAACGGGCGGTGGCGTCAGCGGGTTCTTCGCGCTACCCGGCTACCAGAGCGGCGCGCACATCCCGGCGATTGCGGGCACCCGGAAGACAGGGCGGGGCCTGCCAGATGTGGCGGGCGATGCCGATCCTGCAACCGGCTACGAGGTGGCGGTGGACGGCCAGGCCCTGGTGATCGGCGGCACCAGCGCGGTGGCGCCGCTATGGGCCGGCCTGATCGCGTTGATGAACCAGCAGTTGCTGCAACCCGTCGGATTCCTCAACCCGCTCTTGTACGGCTCGCTCGCCGGCAAGGGCCTGTTGCGCGACATCACCTCGGGCAGCAACGGCGCGTACGCCGCGGGTCCGGGCTGGGACGCGTGCACCGGCTGGGGCTCGGTCAAAGGTTCCGCGCTGCTGGCCGCCTTGGCTGCATGA
- a CDS encoding TetR/AcrR family transcriptional regulator produces MAGEVRDRMVEGAMALLAQRGLQATSFSEVLSATGAPRGSLYHHFPGGKDQLVAAAVDGAGAVLIDAMEPVAGAPAEAVVERFLAIWRTVLTRSQCGAGCAVLAVTVATDSAELLSHATAVFRAWRERLSDLLCQGGLPAAQARRFAIVLIASVEGAVVLSRADQSLEAFEAVAQQLMAQVRRPPGAS; encoded by the coding sequence ATGGCGGGTGAGGTTCGTGATCGCATGGTCGAGGGGGCGATGGCGCTGCTGGCGCAGCGCGGCTTGCAGGCGACGTCGTTTTCCGAGGTGCTGTCGGCCACGGGAGCGCCGCGCGGATCGCTGTATCACCACTTTCCGGGCGGCAAGGACCAGCTCGTGGCCGCCGCCGTCGACGGCGCGGGCGCCGTGTTGATCGACGCGATGGAGCCGGTGGCCGGCGCGCCGGCCGAGGCGGTGGTCGAGCGCTTTCTCGCGATCTGGCGTACCGTGCTCACGCGCTCGCAGTGCGGGGCGGGATGTGCCGTGCTGGCCGTGACGGTGGCCACCGACTCGGCCGAACTGCTTTCACACGCCACCGCGGTGTTTCGCGCCTGGCGCGAGCGGCTGAGCGACCTGCTCTGCCAGGGGGGTCTGCCGGCCGCGCAGGCGCGGCGCTTCGCGATCGTGCTGATCGCCTCGGTCGAAGGGGCGGTGGTGCTCAGTCGGGCCGACCAGAGCCTGGAGGCCTTCGAGGCCGTAGCGCAGCAACTGATGGCCCAGGTGCGTCGACCCCCCGGCGCCAGCTGA
- a CDS encoding SMP-30/gluconolactonase/LRE family protein, producing the protein MFAPPVRIQAEVFARVPEEFMVRDRQSAWAHAQLHGAPAPVFLEGPSFDRDGNLWVVDIPWGRIFRIDPQGSFTLVAQYDGEPNGLKFHPDGRAFIADYRRGIMVMDPVSGKVEPYLERARLECFKGCNDLFFASNGDLYFTDQGQTGLQDPSGRLFRLRTSGQLDCVLAGIPSPNGLVLNLDETAVLLAVTRDNAIWRVPMMSDGTATKVGVYIQMSGGGGPDGIALDRTGGLAVCHVGFGATWIFSPRGEPLYRIDSPEGLYTTNCAYGGPDRKRLHIVESRSGTILTATLPEAGQPMYSHRSAS; encoded by the coding sequence ATGTTTGCACCGCCCGTTCGAATCCAGGCCGAGGTCTTCGCCCGCGTGCCGGAGGAATTCATGGTCCGCGACCGCCAGTCCGCGTGGGCCCATGCGCAGCTGCATGGCGCACCGGCGCCGGTGTTCCTGGAGGGACCGTCGTTCGACCGTGACGGCAATCTGTGGGTGGTCGACATCCCCTGGGGCCGGATCTTCAGGATCGATCCCCAGGGCAGCTTCACGCTCGTCGCGCAATACGACGGCGAACCGAACGGCCTCAAGTTCCATCCGGACGGACGCGCCTTCATCGCGGACTATCGGCGCGGCATCATGGTGATGGACCCCGTGAGCGGCAAGGTCGAGCCCTACCTGGAGCGGGCGCGGCTGGAATGCTTCAAGGGCTGCAACGACCTGTTCTTCGCATCGAACGGCGATCTGTACTTCACGGACCAGGGGCAGACGGGTTTGCAGGATCCCAGCGGCCGGCTGTTCAGGTTGCGCACCTCGGGCCAGCTCGATTGCGTACTCGCCGGCATTCCCAGCCCGAACGGATTGGTGCTCAACCTGGACGAGACCGCGGTGCTGCTCGCGGTGACACGCGACAACGCGATCTGGCGCGTGCCGATGATGAGCGACGGCACGGCCACCAAGGTGGGCGTCTACATCCAGATGTCGGGCGGCGGCGGCCCCGACGGCATTGCACTGGACCGCACGGGCGGGTTGGCGGTGTGCCACGTCGGCTTCGGCGCGACCTGGATCTTCAGCCCGAGGGGTGAGCCGCTCTACAGGATCGACTCGCCCGAAGGCCTCTACACGACCAACTGCGCCTATGGCGGACCCGACCGCAAACGCCTGCATATCGTGGAGTCGCGCTCCGGCACGATCCTGACGGCCACGCTGCCCGAGGCGGGCCAGCCGATGTATTCGCATCGCAGCGCTTCATAG
- a CDS encoding TRAP transporter large permease, whose amino-acid sequence MNPDYQIVLIFILFLGLLAAGMTVPFAILLPGIAYLYVQGGTGALHGLGLVSWGSMDSYTLTAIPLFVLMAEFLQGSGIGLRVYGGLSKLVRKVPGGLLQTNIVGCAMFAAVSGSSIATAAAIGKVALPQLDARHYDRRFATGSLAAGGTLGILVPPSIAMIVYGTFTETSVAKLFMAGVVPGIILTLLFMVYIAFAALARPGIAPRDTGTLPAGVILRALVDVVPFVVLIAAIMGTIYSGIGTPTEAAGAGCLFSLVISRIWGHLSWQEFVDCLKRSSLVVANILFITYAAFVFSYAMSFAGVGEQITGFIVGLHLNKLEFFLALLALFTALGAFVESLGMIVITVPLLYPLLASYGIDPIWFGIVVVVFIEMGQITPPIGINLFVIQSISRGSLTDVVLGTVPFHLLMFVLLAMLVVWPEIALWLPGSISR is encoded by the coding sequence GTGAACCCCGACTACCAGATCGTCCTGATCTTCATCCTGTTCCTGGGACTGCTCGCGGCGGGCATGACCGTGCCGTTCGCGATCCTGCTGCCCGGCATCGCCTATCTCTACGTGCAGGGCGGCACCGGCGCGCTGCACGGACTCGGCCTGGTGAGCTGGGGCAGCATGGACAGCTACACGCTGACGGCCATCCCGCTGTTCGTGCTGATGGCCGAGTTCCTGCAGGGCAGCGGCATCGGCCTGCGCGTCTACGGCGGACTGTCGAAGCTGGTGCGCAAGGTCCCGGGCGGGCTGCTGCAGACCAACATCGTGGGCTGCGCGATGTTCGCCGCGGTCAGCGGATCGAGCATCGCGACCGCCGCGGCGATCGGCAAGGTCGCGCTGCCGCAGCTCGATGCGCGCCACTACGACCGGCGCTTCGCGACCGGCAGCCTCGCGGCCGGCGGGACGCTCGGCATCCTCGTGCCGCCGAGCATCGCGATGATCGTCTACGGCACCTTCACCGAGACCTCGGTCGCGAAGCTGTTCATGGCCGGCGTCGTGCCGGGCATCATCCTGACGCTGCTGTTCATGGTCTACATCGCGTTCGCCGCACTCGCACGGCCCGGGATCGCGCCGCGCGACACCGGCACCCTGCCGGCGGGCGTGATCCTGAGGGCATTGGTCGACGTCGTGCCCTTCGTCGTTCTCATCGCCGCCATCATGGGAACGATCTACAGCGGCATCGGCACGCCGACGGAAGCCGCGGGCGCCGGCTGTCTCTTCAGCCTCGTGATCTCGCGCATCTGGGGCCATCTGTCGTGGCAGGAGTTCGTCGATTGCCTGAAGCGATCGTCGCTGGTCGTCGCGAACATCCTGTTCATCACCTACGCCGCCTTCGTGTTCTCCTATGCCATGAGCTTTGCCGGCGTGGGCGAGCAGATCACCGGGTTCATCGTCGGCCTGCATCTCAACAAGCTCGAGTTCTTCCTTGCGCTGCTCGCACTCTTCACCGCGCTCGGCGCGTTCGTCGAGAGCCTCGGGATGATCGTCATCACAGTGCCGCTGCTCTATCCGCTGCTCGCCAGCTACGGCATCGATCCGATCTGGTTCGGCATCGTCGTCGTGGTGTTCATCGAGATGGGCCAGATCACGCCGCCGATCGGCATCAACCTCTTCGTCATCCAGAGCATCTCGCGCGGCAGCCTGACCGACGTGGTGCTCGGCACGGTGCCGTTCCATCTGCTCATGTTCGTGCTGCTGGCGATGCTCGTCGTCTGGCCGGAGATCGCGCTCTGGCTGCCCGGCAGCATTTCCCGCTGA
- a CDS encoding TRAP transporter small permease, with product MEPVAADLAAIAPIDADAFSPAESLLERVTRWATQVAVVILVVMMGIEMIARSAFGWSLQVTNELGGYALLAITFLGLASGQVDHAFHRVHLLDTRLSPAGRAGLRLVFDAATFIVAAVLFVEFVRFVWITWASGDVAATTLMTPLWIPRLAMPIGMLALTITLLRTLVGDWRRLRAILRGGGA from the coding sequence ATGGAGCCCGTTGCAGCAGACCTCGCCGCCATCGCCCCGATCGACGCGGACGCGTTCAGCCCCGCCGAAAGTCTGCTGGAGCGCGTGACGCGCTGGGCCACCCAGGTGGCCGTGGTCATCCTGGTCGTGATGATGGGGATCGAGATGATCGCGCGCTCCGCCTTCGGCTGGTCGCTGCAGGTCACCAACGAGCTGGGCGGCTACGCGCTGCTGGCCATCACCTTCCTCGGGCTCGCCTCGGGCCAGGTCGATCACGCCTTCCATCGCGTGCACCTGCTCGACACGCGCCTGTCGCCCGCCGGTCGCGCGGGCCTGCGGCTGGTCTTCGACGCCGCGACGTTCATCGTCGCGGCCGTGCTGTTCGTCGAGTTCGTGCGCTTCGTCTGGATCACGTGGGCCTCGGGGGACGTGGCCGCGACCACCCTGATGACGCCGCTGTGGATTCCGCGCCTGGCAATGCCGATCGGCATGCTGGCCCTGACGATCACGCTGCTGCGGACACTGGTCGGCGACTGGCGGCGGCTGCGCGCCATCCTGCGTGGAGGCGGCGCGTGA
- the dctP gene encoding TRAP transporter substrate-binding protein DctP, which produces MRLPIRAPMKLAALLTAAILGCTAFGMAQAADFWRAYTYNAVATVTAVKGLNAMFEDIKKQTGGQLSVRLNLGGTLPITATNITQAVADNVVQLGDDAFFVGSAPVGAVVRLPLLIRSMSEFEKAWDIEAPYLRDDYAKKDVVILGRYIFPYNVLWSRKKLTSLADISGQKIRVIAPEQADFIKMLGGIPVTLGTAEVAAALDRGVIDGAITASSGYGYVWRDLLKYSYRLNISFIDSLILVNKGVWDKLPPDTRKTVQAIVDDHTRRMTNAMAAEEDEMTRKLASEGMVVTEPSKADIATAEGKMAPYWKSWAGSRPANAQEAMQKILPVIGR; this is translated from the coding sequence ATGAGACTTCCGATCAGAGCCCCCATGAAGCTGGCCGCACTGCTGACCGCGGCGATCCTGGGATGCACGGCCTTCGGCATGGCGCAGGCAGCCGACTTCTGGCGCGCCTACACCTACAACGCGGTCGCGACCGTCACCGCCGTGAAAGGCCTGAACGCGATGTTCGAGGACATCAAGAAGCAGACCGGCGGCCAGCTGTCGGTCCGGCTGAACCTCGGCGGCACGCTGCCCATCACCGCGACCAACATCACGCAGGCCGTGGCGGACAACGTGGTGCAGCTGGGCGACGATGCCTTCTTCGTCGGCAGCGCACCGGTCGGTGCCGTGGTCCGCCTGCCGCTCCTGATCCGCTCGATGAGCGAATTCGAGAAAGCCTGGGACATCGAGGCGCCCTACCTGCGCGACGACTACGCGAAGAAGGACGTGGTGATCCTGGGGCGCTACATCTTCCCGTACAACGTGCTCTGGTCGCGCAAGAAGCTGACCTCGCTCGCGGACATCAGCGGCCAGAAGATCCGCGTGATCGCGCCGGAACAGGCGGACTTCATCAAGATGCTCGGCGGCATTCCCGTCACGCTCGGCACGGCGGAAGTGGCGGCGGCGCTCGATCGCGGCGTGATCGACGGCGCCATCACCGCGAGCTCCGGCTACGGCTATGTGTGGCGCGACCTGCTCAAGTACAGCTATCGCCTCAACATCAGCTTCATCGATTCGCTGATCCTGGTCAACAAGGGCGTCTGGGACAAGCTGCCACCGGACACCCGCAAGACGGTGCAGGCCATCGTCGATGACCACACCCGCCGCATGACGAACGCCATGGCCGCCGAGGAAGACGAGATGACCCGCAAGCTGGCCAGCGAGGGCATGGTCGTCACCGAGCCGAGCAAGGCGGACATCGCGACCGCCGAAGGCAAGATGGCGCCGTACTGGAAGAGCTGGGCCGGCAGCCGCCCCGCCAATGCGCAGGAAGCCATGCAGAAGATCCTTCCCGTGATCGGGCGCTGA
- a CDS encoding 4-carboxy-4-hydroxy-2-oxoadipate aldolase/oxaloacetate decarboxylase, producing MNSSKVFLRVNRVDAALCAEAREATVSDLHEAAASHGRGGLMSSRMRPIQKGAKIAGPAVTAFCAPGDNLMMHRALYLAQPGDVLVVVCDAETSGAQWGDMAARYAMRKGLAGVVVQGCVRDTDTVESLGCAVWATHIHSIHPDKSGHGFVNTPVVCDGVLVNPGDLIVADGDGVICVPKQEAAATVQAALARMRKEDALAKAVERGEAVWDLSGAAASYAAMKVEEIDAAFDDR from the coding sequence ATGAACAGTTCCAAGGTATTCCTGCGCGTCAACCGCGTCGACGCGGCCCTGTGCGCCGAGGCGCGCGAGGCCACGGTATCGGATCTCCACGAGGCCGCGGCGTCCCACGGCCGCGGCGGCCTGATGTCCAGCCGCATGCGGCCGATCCAGAAAGGCGCGAAGATCGCCGGCCCCGCGGTCACGGCCTTCTGCGCGCCGGGCGACAACCTCATGATGCATCGCGCGCTCTACCTCGCGCAGCCCGGCGACGTGCTCGTGGTGGTCTGCGATGCCGAGACTTCGGGTGCGCAATGGGGCGACATGGCGGCGCGCTACGCGATGCGAAAAGGGCTCGCCGGCGTGGTCGTGCAGGGCTGCGTGCGCGACACCGACACGGTGGAGTCGCTCGGCTGCGCGGTCTGGGCCACCCACATCCATTCGATCCATCCCGACAAGAGCGGCCACGGCTTCGTCAACACGCCCGTCGTCTGCGACGGCGTGCTCGTGAACCCGGGCGACCTGATCGTGGCCGACGGCGATGGCGTGATCTGCGTGCCGAAGCAGGAGGCCGCCGCCACCGTGCAGGCGGCCCTCGCACGCATGCGCAAGGAAGACGCGCTGGCCAAGGCCGTCGAGCGCGGCGAAGCCGTCTGGGATCTCAGCGGCGCGGCCGCGAGCTATGCCGCGATGAAGGTCGAAGAAATCGACGCGGCCTTCGACGACCGTTGA
- a CDS encoding TauD/TfdA dioxygenase family protein — MSAIAHSLKYRQLHSDFAIEIEDRIDELLADPEAIEQIRQLWQTSPLIIFRRQSLEEEEQVRFTQMFGRCESANRKDIQSPYRDEIIYFSTLRYADGRFVGGFAGGDDVDWHSDQTFKVRPATGAMLYGVEVPKGGGDIYWANQYGAWDRLPADVKKLVDGRTGTYRYAKRMAIMNTLELKDKDSPQAREMAKLPDAFHPVVLTHPVTGRKALYADPTTLVAIEGLSEADNARVLPILFEAGGSPELVYRHKVHNGDLMMWDNGCTMHRRDEMQLDQPRLMKRTTFRLSADAHCVPH, encoded by the coding sequence ATGTCCGCCATTGCCCACTCATTGAAATACCGCCAGCTGCATTCCGATTTCGCCATCGAGATCGAGGACCGCATCGACGAACTGCTGGCCGATCCCGAGGCGATCGAGCAGATCCGGCAACTCTGGCAGACCTCGCCCCTCATCATCTTCCGGCGCCAGTCGCTCGAGGAGGAAGAGCAGGTGCGCTTCACGCAGATGTTCGGCCGCTGCGAGAGCGCGAACCGCAAGGACATCCAGTCGCCGTACCGCGACGAGATCATCTACTTCAGCACCCTGCGCTACGCGGACGGCCGCTTCGTCGGCGGCTTCGCCGGCGGCGACGACGTGGACTGGCACTCCGACCAGACCTTCAAGGTGCGGCCGGCCACGGGCGCGATGCTGTACGGCGTCGAAGTGCCCAAGGGCGGCGGCGACATCTACTGGGCCAACCAGTACGGCGCCTGGGACCGCCTGCCGGCCGACGTGAAGAAGCTGGTGGACGGACGCACCGGCACCTACCGCTATGCAAAGCGCATGGCCATCATGAACACGCTCGAACTCAAGGACAAGGACAGCCCGCAGGCCAGGGAAATGGCCAAGCTGCCCGATGCCTTCCACCCGGTCGTGCTGACCCACCCGGTCACCGGCAGGAAGGCGCTCTACGCCGACCCGACCACGCTGGTCGCGATCGAGGGCCTGAGCGAAGCGGACAACGCGCGCGTGCTGCCGATCCTGTTCGAGGCGGGCGGCAGCCCGGAGTTGGTCTATCGGCACAAGGTGCACAACGGCGACCTGATGATGTGGGACAACGGCTGCACGATGCACCGCCGCGACGAGATGCAGCTCGACCAGCCGCGCCTGATGAAGCGCACCACCTTCCGGCTGTCGGCGGACGCCCACTGCGTGCCGCATTGA